From one Cyanobacterium stanieri PCC 7202 genomic stretch:
- a CDS encoding cyanobacterial porin (PFAM: Carbohydrate-selective porin, OprB family; S-layer homology domain~InterPro IPR001119:IPR007049~KEGG: cyt:cce_2287 hypothetical protein~PFAM: Carbohydrate-selective porin OprB; S-layer domain-containing protein~SPTR: Putative uncharacterized protein; TC 1.B.23), whose protein sequence is MLKQADYLCLGAIAKKSVTQYAGYKLMIALSTLITTSPALAEVNLMEINSQDSMAQITSVSQLSDVSPTDWAYEALRSLVERYGCIVGYPDRTFRGNRALSRYEFAAGLNACMQSIEQLIGTGGVSQEDIEALRRLIGEFETELATLGARVDNLEGRVAFLEDNQFSTTTKLAGEVSFTLADAFGGDVTNPLTGIREDFRAQTTFTSRVRLQMSTSFTGNDVLFTRLTGGNLGNSFGSQTFTDEGRFAYDGQADNNLTLDRLHYYFSLTPSTRVFTMASLGGHHFYADTFNPGLEAGGGAGGALSRFGERNPIYRLGLGGQGVGFRQQLGSNFELSAGYLARGGNNPSEGRGLFNGNYSALGQLVFKPNNRFKLGFTYINSYDPNDAGSAFSFGGTGTRFGNLQGLGLNGIPVSSNSYGIQGQFDISPNFSLRAWGGYTNARLIETGSAEIWNYAVALAFPDLGKEGSLGAIIVGAEPHLTGLSVPGGVDFTKDTPLHIEVSYKYPISDQVSITPGLIVLTAPNQNSGANDPIYIGTLRTTFSF, encoded by the coding sequence ATGTTAAAACAAGCGGATTATTTATGTCTAGGGGCGATCGCCAAAAAATCTGTAACACAGTACGCAGGTTATAAATTAATGATAGCCCTCAGTACCCTAATAACCACAAGTCCAGCCCTAGCGGAAGTCAACCTCATGGAGATTAATAGTCAAGACTCCATGGCACAAATCACCTCCGTAAGTCAATTAAGTGATGTATCCCCCACCGATTGGGCTTACGAAGCACTCAGAAGTTTAGTTGAACGTTATGGCTGTATTGTCGGGTATCCTGATCGCACATTCAGAGGAAATAGAGCCTTAAGTCGTTACGAATTTGCCGCAGGTTTAAACGCCTGTATGCAATCCATCGAACAACTAATAGGCACAGGAGGAGTAAGCCAAGAAGATATAGAAGCCCTCAGAAGATTAATTGGTGAGTTTGAAACCGAATTGGCAACCCTCGGGGCAAGGGTTGATAACCTAGAAGGAAGAGTTGCCTTCTTAGAAGATAATCAATTTTCCACCACCACCAAACTAGCTGGGGAAGTATCTTTTACCCTTGCTGATGCCTTTGGGGGAGACGTAACCAACCCTCTTACGGGAATCAGAGAAGACTTTAGAGCCCAAACAACCTTTACCTCCAGAGTACGGTTACAAATGTCCACCAGTTTTACAGGTAACGATGTTTTATTCACCCGTCTCACCGGAGGTAACTTAGGAAACTCCTTTGGTAGCCAAACCTTTACCGATGAAGGACGTTTCGCCTATGATGGACAGGCAGACAATAATCTTACCTTAGATCGTCTCCATTACTATTTCTCCCTCACCCCCAGCACACGAGTATTTACCATGGCAAGTTTGGGAGGACATCACTTCTACGCTGACACCTTTAACCCCGGACTAGAAGCAGGAGGGGGTGCAGGAGGGGCCTTATCTCGCTTTGGTGAAAGAAACCCCATTTACCGCCTTGGTTTAGGAGGGCAAGGTGTCGGATTTAGACAACAATTAGGTAGTAATTTTGAGCTTTCTGCTGGTTATTTAGCCAGAGGGGGTAATAATCCTAGCGAGGGAAGAGGTTTATTTAATGGTAACTACTCCGCCCTAGGGCAGTTAGTATTTAAGCCCAATAACCGATTTAAACTTGGCTTTACCTATATTAATAGTTATGATCCCAATGATGCAGGTTCAGCTTTTTCCTTTGGCGGTACGGGTACCAGATTTGGAAACTTACAGGGGTTAGGACTTAATGGGATTCCTGTATCCAGTAATTCCTATGGTATTCAAGGTCAATTTGATATTAGTCCCAATTTTAGTCTCCGTGCTTGGGGGGGTTATACCAACGCTAGACTAATCGAAACAGGAAGCGCCGAAATTTGGAATTATGCCGTTGCTTTAGCTTTTCCTGACTTGGGCAAAGAGGGAAGTTTAGGGGCTATCATTGTGGGTGCAGAACCTCATTTAACAGGTTTAAGTGTACCGGGTGGTGTTGATTTTACCAAGGATACTCCTTTACATATTGAGGTATCTTATAAATATCCTATCAGCGATCAGGTGAGTATTACCCCCGGTTTAATTGTCTTAACTGCACCCAATCAAAATAGTGGTGCTAATGATCCTATTTACATTGGAACTTTGAGAACTACTTTCAGTTTCTAA
- a CDS encoding pentapeptide repeat protein (PFAM: Pentapeptide repeats (8 copies)~InterPro IPR001646~KEGG: npu:Npun_F4955 pentapeptide repeat-containing protein~PFAM: pentapeptide repeat protein~SPTR: Pentapeptide repeat protein), giving the protein MSENKKPSFLPKLFRRLQKTLSSFINAIAETITSSVHIPEIAIGPIIGSLITSATTLVIGFLTISNIFSEQFLYRPLQIQDNNASYSLQLETYRQTILTNYLNQTTQLTLNYPLWQLQQNYNLLRANTQAALKELDGERKRYIIMFLEDNHLLTFNNYHRSSNVLENSNLMEAKLNNLNLSFTNFKNSDLTKANFNYTNLHHADLSGANLSQSSFINTDITGANLEKADVTNADFTNSCYDIFTNFPANFDPIKAKMNLIQTFHKCPTIVIDKETKK; this is encoded by the coding sequence ATGTCTGAAAATAAAAAACCCTCCTTTTTACCAAAACTTTTTAGACGGTTACAAAAAACTTTATCTTCATTTATAAATGCGATCGCAGAAACCATTACCAGTTCTGTTCATATTCCTGAAATAGCCATCGGACCTATTATTGGTTCTTTGATTACTTCTGCTACTACCCTCGTTATAGGATTTTTGACCATTTCTAATATATTTAGCGAACAATTTTTATATCGTCCTCTACAAATTCAGGATAATAATGCCAGTTATAGCCTACAACTAGAAACCTATCGCCAAACTATTCTCACTAATTATTTAAATCAAACTACTCAATTAACCTTAAATTATCCTCTTTGGCAATTACAGCAAAACTATAACCTTTTAAGGGCTAATACCCAAGCGGCTCTTAAGGAACTTGATGGGGAAAGAAAACGTTATATTATTATGTTTTTGGAAGATAATCATTTATTAACCTTTAATAATTATCATCGTTCTAGTAATGTTTTAGAAAATTCTAACTTAATGGAGGCTAAATTAAATAATTTAAATTTATCATTTACTAATTTTAAAAATAGTGATTTAACAAAAGCAAATTTTAATTACACTAATCTTCATCATGCTGATTTATCAGGAGCAAATTTAAGCCAAAGTAGTTTTATTAATACGGATATTACGGGGGCAAACTTAGAAAAAGCTGATGTCACTAATGCTGATTTTACTAATAGCTGCTATGACATTTTTACTAATTTTCCTGCTAACTTTGATCCTATTAAAGCAAAAATGAATTTGATTCAAACTTTCCATAAGTGTCCTACTATTGTCATTGATAAGGAAACTAAAAAGTAA